The Synergistaceae bacterium region CAGGATGTCCGTCACCCGCCGCAAGGTTGACGAGCCTTCCCTCTCCAAGCAGATGAAGCCTGCGCCCATCAGGAAGGACATACGTTTCGATGTTGTCCCGCGGCTTTTTTACTTCAACAGAAATATCCTTAAGGTCCGGTATACAGACCTCAACATCAAAATGTCCGGCGTTGCACAGAAGTACGCCGTCCTTCATGTTGATGAAGTGCTCCCTTCTTATTACTCTGGTGTTTCCTGTTACGGAAATAAAAACATCTCCGATTTTACTCGCTTTGTCCATGTCCATGACGTCAAAGCCGTCCATAAGAGCCTCGAGCGCGCGATGCGGGTCAACTTCAACGACGATGACGCGGGCTCCAAGGCCTGAGGCCCTTCGTGCCGCACCCTTTCCGCACCAGCCGTAACCTGCGATCACGACCTGTTTGCCGGCAACAAGGAGGTTTGTTGTTCGGAGTATCGCATCCCAGACAGACTGCCCCGTACCATAGCGGTTATCAAAAAGATGCTTGCTCTGGGCATCGTTAACAGCAAGCATCGCAAAAGGGAGGACGCCTTCCGTATCCATTGCGCGGAGACGTTTTATGCCGGTGGTCGTCTCTTCGCAGCCTCCCAGGATGTTCGGGATGAGGTCTCTTTTCTTCTCTATTATCATAGAGACGACATCCCCGCCGTCGTCTATTATTACCTGAGGATTCCAGTCAAGCATCTCCATGATGTTATCGCCGTACTCTTTTGCACTCATTCCATGTCGGCTGAAAACATGGATGCCGCTTTCAGCAAGCGCGGCACACACGGCATCCTGAGTCGAAAGCGGATTGCTGCCCACGGCCACAACGGTCGCGCCAAGCTGATGGAGTACCTTAAGCAGGCATGCTGTTTTGGCTTCCAAGTGTAAACAGGTACCTATGACGATCCCTGAAAGCGGCTGATTGAGAGCTTCTTTCTCCGCCGCCAGCCTGAGCACCGGCATATATTCCCATGCCCAGTCTATACGCCTGTGTCCTTCCGGCGCCAGATTTATATCAGCGACAATAAATTCATTTTTCAATATGATGTCATCCCCTTTTTATCTTTATAGTGTTTCAATCCTTCTATTTTAACAGCATCAGGGCGGCTGATTATCCCCGCCTCCGTAATTATCCCTGTTATAAGCCCGGCTGGAGTGATGTCAAACGCAGGGTTCCACACAGCGATCCTCTCAGGTATGACAACTTCCGAGCCGATGATCCTTATTTCATCGTGGCTTCGTTCCTCTATCTGGATCGCATTGCCATTAGGGCAGTTCATGTCTATAGTGCTGAGGGGTGCGGCTATATAAAATGGTACATTGTGCTTCTCTGCCGCGATAGCCAGGCCATAAGTGCCTATTTTGTTTGCCGTGTCGCCGTTAAGCGCGATCCTGTCTGCCCCTGTGATCACTGCGTCTATTTTTTCGCGGGACATAAGGAATGCCGCCATTGAATCACATATGACAGTGACATCAAAACCATCTTCGTAAAGTTCAAAAGAAGTAATGCGCCCTCCTTGGAAACGCGGACGGGTCTCGTCTGCGTATATTTTCATTTTTTTGCCGTTCTCCGACGCTGCGCGGAATACCCCGAGCGCTGTCCCGTAGCCTGCGGTGGCAAGAGCGCCTGCATTGCAGTGCGTAATTACAGTCGCACATTCGGGAAGGAGCTGCTGCCCATAATAAGAAAGTTTTTTATTGACCGCTATGTCTTCTTTATGCATCAAAACAGCCTCTGCTTCAAGGACAGATGCAAGTTCGTCCTTTCCCGGATATCTATTTATAAGTTTTTTCATCCTGTCAAGCGCCCAGTAGAGGTTCACTGCGGTCGGCCTGGTTTTAGCAAGCCGGTCAATGCCCGCCATTATATCAGCTTCGCCGCCGCGGGCCGCAAGCACCACTCCGTAAGCGGCAGCAATCCCTATGGCAGGCGCTCCCCTCACCGTCATGTCTTCAATTGCACGTGCCACATCTTCATAAGTCCGACAATCACAGAAACAGATAGCATCAGGGATCGCCCTCTGATCCAGCAGCCTCAGGGCCGGGATCTGCGGCAGCCACTGCATGGTCGGGGGCAGCATCAAACATTTCCTTTCAGCGGGGCAGACTGCATAACATCATCAACTCTTGCGGAAAGAGTCCCATCCCTCATCTGTATTCTTATAAGGTCATCCTCGGAGACAGAGGAGACGTCCCTTATCATAGTTCCGTCCGGCCTCCTGCATATTGCATAGCCCTTGGAGAGAATATTCAGCGGTGACGCGTTCTGCATATTTCCTGCAGCTGTGGCAAGCCTGACCTCAGCTTCACGAAGGCGGTAATTAATATTGCTGCATATCTTGCCTCTGACATTGTCGATAAAGTCAGAAGCCGGGTTGCAGCAGAATCTGATAATATCGGATGTAAGTCTTTTTTTGATCTCATCCACATCTGATATCGTCCTATCAATTTTTGAGGATAATCTTACGTATAAAGAACGGCTTATACCCTTAATAAACTGCTGAAGTTCCCTTATATCAGGAAAGACTCTCTCCGCCGCCCCAGACGGCGTAGGGGCCGAAGCATCGGCCGCCATGTCGGACAAAGTGTTGTCTATTTGATGGCCCAGCCCTGTGATGACGGGCACAGGACATGAACGTACAGCCCTCACGACCTGCTCGTTGTCGAAGGTGTCAAGGTCATCCCTGCTGCCGCCTCCGCGCACTAGCATGACGAGAGAAAGATCTCTGATGCCGCAGCACATGCTGAAGCTGTGAACAATTTCATCCGCTGCGGTCACACCCTGCATGAGGCTGGGAACGACTATAAGTTCCGCGGCAGGATAGCGCATCGAAGATATTTTTATCACGTCCTGCAGTGCAGCCCCTGTCGGTGACGTTATAACTGCAACTTTATCAGGAAAAACGGGAAGTGGGCGTTTATGCCGCAGGTCAAACAGGCCCTCTCTTGTAAGCCGGTCCATCAGCTCTTCTTTTGCGCGCGCCTTTGCACCCTCACCAAGCGGAAGAAGGGTCGTGGCATATATCTGATACGAGCCGCGTACCCCATAGATATCGATCCGGCCTCGCACCAGGACATCGTCGCCGTCCTTTGGCCACTGTATGACCGATGAGGCATTTGAACGGAAAAGTATGCATGAGACGCGGGTCTCTTTGCCTAGGATCGTAAAGTAACAATGTCCGCTGGTGTGGCGTTTGAAGCCCAGCAGCTCTCCGCGCACGGAAAGATCCTGCAGGTCAGCTGCCGAGCAGATCACCTCGCGGATCCTGCCTGTCATTTCATCAACTGTCAATACCTTGTTCTGAGGCTGCAAAATCATCGCGTATATTTATTTCGTGGGTTCTTTGCGTACAATTCTTCCAAGCACTCCGTTTACAAAGCGGCCTGATTCGGCTGTGCCGAACGTCTTGGCAAGCTCGACCGCTTCGGAGATCGCAACTGCGATCGGGACTCTTTCAGAAATTACGCCTTCGTAAAGCGCAATGCATATCGCAGCCTTATCCACGGCTACCATACGCTCCGGTCTCCAGCCTATGATATTATCCCTGAGAAGCTCTGATATTTCCTCTCCATTCTCCATTACGCTCCTCAGAAGCTCACATGCATATATAAAGACTTCCTCCTGCTCTCCCTCTGACGGGTATAGGGCGATGGCTTCTTCAATATCAACATCAGGTCTCAGATTAAGCTCATATATCAGCTGAAGCGCTATTTCACGGGATCTGTGGCGCATTTGCGCCATTGCTGAACGGC contains the following coding sequences:
- the mtnA gene encoding S-methyl-5-thioribose-1-phosphate isomerase — protein: MLPPTMQWLPQIPALRLLDQRAIPDAICFCDCRTYEDVARAIEDMTVRGAPAIGIAAAYGVVLAARGGEADIMAGIDRLAKTRPTAVNLYWALDRMKKLINRYPGKDELASVLEAEAVLMHKEDIAVNKKLSYYGQQLLPECATVITHCNAGALATAGYGTALGVFRAASENGKKMKIYADETRPRFQGGRITSFELYEDGFDVTVICDSMAAFLMSREKIDAVITGADRIALNGDTANKIGTYGLAIAAEKHNVPFYIAAPLSTIDMNCPNGNAIQIEERSHDEIRIIGSEVVIPERIAVWNPAFDITPAGLITGIITEAGIISRPDAVKIEGLKHYKDKKGMTSY
- the nusB gene encoding transcription antitermination factor NusB, with protein sequence MSRSAMAQMRHRSREIALQLIYELNLRPDVDIEEAIALYPSEGEQEEVFIYACELLRSVMENGEEISELLRDNIIGWRPERMVAVDKAAICIALYEGVISERVPIAVAISEAVELAKTFGTAESGRFVNGVLGRIVRKEPTK
- the xseA gene encoding exodeoxyribonuclease VII large subunit, whose translation is MILQPQNKVLTVDEMTGRIREVICSAADLQDLSVRGELLGFKRHTSGHCYFTILGKETRVSCILFRSNASSVIQWPKDGDDVLVRGRIDIYGVRGSYQIYATTLLPLGEGAKARAKEELMDRLTREGLFDLRHKRPLPVFPDKVAVITSPTGAALQDVIKISSMRYPAAELIVVPSLMQGVTAADEIVHSFSMCCGIRDLSLVMLVRGGGSRDDLDTFDNEQVVRAVRSCPVPVITGLGHQIDNTLSDMAADASAPTPSGAAERVFPDIRELQQFIKGISRSLYVRLSSKIDRTISDVDEIKKRLTSDIIRFCCNPASDFIDNVRGKICSNINYRLREAEVRLATAAGNMQNASPLNILSKGYAICRRPDGTMIRDVSSVSEDDLIRIQMRDGTLSARVDDVMQSAPLKGNV
- a CDS encoding adenosylhomocysteinase, with product MKNEFIVADINLAPEGHRRIDWAWEYMPVLRLAAEKEALNQPLSGIVIGTCLHLEAKTACLLKVLHQLGATVVAVGSNPLSTQDAVCAALAESGIHVFSRHGMSAKEYGDNIMEMLDWNPQVIIDDGGDVVSMIIEKKRDLIPNILGGCEETTTGIKRLRAMDTEGVLPFAMLAVNDAQSKHLFDNRYGTGQSVWDAILRTTNLLVAGKQVVIAGYGWCGKGAARRASGLGARVIVVEVDPHRALEALMDGFDVMDMDKASKIGDVFISVTGNTRVIRREHFINMKDGVLLCNAGHFDVEVCIPDLKDISVEVKKPRDNIETYVLPDGRRLHLLGEGRLVNLAAGDGHPVEIMDLSFAMQLLSCIYITRNRLRSGLYNVPEELDRMVADLKLESLGIKIDRLTPEQEKYLAGWRE